The following proteins are encoded in a genomic region of Cyclonatronum proteinivorum:
- a CDS encoding Txe/YoeB family addiction module toxin: MSKYKLVYTKQAKKDAKKAASSGLKPKIEDLLDIIKENPSQDYPPYEKLVGNLEGAYSRRINIQHRLVYQVLEEEKIVKVIRMWTHYD, from the coding sequence GTGAGTAAATACAAACTCGTTTACACAAAACAAGCAAAAAAAGATGCTAAAAAAGCGGCTTCCTCGGGGTTAAAGCCTAAAATTGAGGATTTACTGGATATTATAAAGGAGAATCCCTCTCAAGATTACCCTCCGTATGAAAAACTTGTCGGTAATTTGGAGGGAGCTTATTCCAGGCGCATCAACATCCAGCACCGCTTGGTTTACCAGGTCCTTGAGGAAGAGAAGATTGTAAAGGTGATTCGTATGTGGACGCATTACGACTAA
- a CDS encoding type II toxin-antitoxin system Phd/YefM family antitoxin — translation MKTLTATQARKEIYRLLDEASETHEPIQITGKRTNAVLISEDDWRSIQETLYLSSISGMQESIIEGLRTPVEETDEELDW, via the coding sequence ATGAAGACATTAACTGCCACACAAGCCCGGAAAGAGATTTACCGGCTATTAGATGAGGCTTCTGAAACCCACGAGCCAATTCAAATAACCGGCAAGAGAACCAATGCGGTACTCATAAGCGAGGATGACTGGCGATCCATTCAGGAAACACTCTATCTGTCTTCTATTTCAGGAATGCAGGAGTCTATTATTGAAGGGCTACGAACTCCTGTCGAAGAAACCGATGAAGAGCTTGACTGGTGA
- a CDS encoding DinB family protein, producing MQDQTFSKLFLSNIRYILMRDLDRLMAEVQAYENEADLWELRGDISNSPGTLCVHVAGNLNHFIGARLGNTGYVRDRPLEFSERGVSRAEILSRLEATRRMVDTVLSTLPPEKVTARYPEDKFPETPDTAFLLTHLTGHLTYHLGQVNYHRRMM from the coding sequence ATGCAAGATCAAACCTTTTCAAAACTATTTCTCAGCAACATCCGCTACATTTTGATGCGGGATTTAGACCGGCTTATGGCGGAGGTTCAGGCGTATGAAAATGAAGCCGACCTTTGGGAGCTGCGCGGTGATATCAGCAACAGTCCCGGCACGCTGTGTGTGCACGTTGCGGGAAACCTGAACCATTTTATCGGGGCAAGACTGGGAAATACGGGCTATGTCCGCGACCGGCCCCTTGAGTTTTCCGAGCGGGGGGTTAGCCGGGCTGAAATCTTATCCCGACTCGAAGCCACCCGCCGCATGGTTGATACCGTGCTCAGCACCCTGCCACCCGAAAAAGTCACTGCCCGCTACCCCGAAGACAAATTCCCCGAAACCCCGGACACTGCGTTTCTGCTGACGCATCTAACGGGGCACCTGACCTATCATTTGGGGCAGGTGAATTATCACCGGCGGATGATGTGA
- a CDS encoding SbcC/MukB-like Walker B domain-containing protein: protein MIPQKLTIQGLYSYQSKQTIDFTRLVESQLFGIFGTVGSGKSTILEAIAFAIYGQTERLNQQDSRNYNMMNLKSDRLLIDFECINGRSEHWRFVVEGKRNSKQFDKVNTFSRRAFRKDVDGKWEAVEEPNPDEIIGLSYDNFRRTIIIPQGKFQEFLQLGPTDRTRMLKEIFSLNRFEFSAQTAALISKEKGLAENLRGQLKPHESLDETAIAGQEALVTELQAAVRAAAEDLETLRKEQARMEAIAEKARERDALKVRLNELEAQRAETEARAEQLKSYERCVRVFELPVNTAEDLRQELKKKTEKLEGLQRDSQRLEGKLREVETELAEVRPEYEQRDARQQRADELGRILNIKEIETGLQQKSAALKKKQDEAVGLASKAEQEEQALTGVKAKLSALEENEPDRGRLADIKNWFDQRASLESALNNERKEAQKSQEQLRDKDASFQRGKDKVKAQLGLDLGEAGTPEAVLEQLRSHETALKAARTEAEHRRHELAVRVKLEDFAGELEDGKACPLCGALHHPAPLHGESADQLAKIEAELSAQDRRLAEIGKFVEGFLDLSGKLENSAANYQEKLRRVQAAEEKLRAHADIFVWPDFDSADRSTLDAAVKAADAHDREIKGLRKTRDAAEKKLREMQDQVKAVEEEVRTLQGRVTQDEADMRAAIKELKQLQWPDFGLVPSSEIEQERDKLTALIEKIAQRFTKLEENRQRFAKELDVLSGKLNEVETDLKAKTEDSERAEETLRKLVLEKGYPKLQAVQDILAQKLDTEKVREAIEAFRNTFSTVQSNLEKLETELKGQDFDAAAFDALKEHVRAKEEALNKQREDLGAAQRELERLRDNLIEKHNLEARLKISEERLGNLDTLRKLFSKSGFVEYISTVYLRQLCEAANRRFYKLTRQQLRLELAGDNKFEVRDFLNEGRLRSVKTLSGGQTFQASLCLALALAESVQSRNKSRQNFFFLDEGFGSLDRESLQTVFETLKSLRQESRVVGIISHVEELQQEIDVFLKITNDAEQGSSVKGSWEVT, encoded by the coding sequence ATGATTCCGCAAAAACTCACGATTCAGGGCCTGTACTCCTATCAGTCGAAGCAAACGATTGATTTCACGCGGCTTGTGGAGTCTCAGCTCTTCGGCATCTTCGGCACGGTCGGCTCCGGAAAATCGACCATACTCGAAGCCATCGCCTTCGCGATTTACGGACAAACCGAGCGCCTCAACCAGCAGGATAGCCGGAATTATAACATGATGAACCTCAAATCGGATCGGCTGCTGATTGATTTTGAATGCATCAACGGGCGATCCGAGCACTGGCGCTTTGTGGTGGAAGGAAAGCGAAATTCGAAGCAGTTCGACAAAGTAAATACCTTCTCAAGGAGGGCTTTCCGAAAGGATGTTGATGGAAAGTGGGAGGCGGTTGAGGAGCCGAATCCCGATGAAATCATCGGGCTGAGCTATGATAATTTCCGGCGGACAATCATCATCCCGCAGGGAAAGTTCCAGGAGTTCTTGCAGCTTGGTCCGACAGACCGCACGCGCATGCTGAAGGAAATTTTCAGCCTCAACCGCTTTGAGTTTAGTGCGCAGACGGCAGCGCTCATCAGCAAAGAAAAGGGCCTTGCTGAAAACCTGCGGGGGCAGCTCAAGCCGCATGAGTCGCTCGACGAGACTGCAATCGCCGGGCAGGAAGCGCTGGTGACCGAACTACAGGCCGCGGTGCGGGCTGCGGCTGAGGATCTTGAAACGCTCAGAAAAGAGCAAGCCCGGATGGAGGCGATTGCCGAAAAGGCGCGGGAGCGGGATGCGCTCAAGGTCCGGCTGAATGAGCTGGAAGCGCAGCGGGCCGAGACGGAGGCGCGTGCGGAGCAGCTTAAAAGCTATGAGCGTTGTGTCCGGGTTTTTGAGTTACCAGTGAATACGGCTGAAGATCTTAGGCAAGAGCTTAAGAAAAAGACTGAGAAATTAGAAGGGCTGCAACGTGATTCGCAACGGCTGGAAGGCAAACTGCGAGAAGTTGAGACGGAACTTGCGGAGGTCCGGCCGGAGTATGAGCAGCGGGATGCGCGTCAGCAGCGCGCGGACGAGCTCGGACGCATCCTGAACATAAAGGAGATTGAGACCGGGCTTCAGCAGAAAAGCGCGGCGCTGAAAAAGAAGCAGGATGAAGCTGTCGGGCTTGCGTCCAAAGCGGAGCAGGAAGAACAGGCGCTGACCGGGGTGAAGGCGAAGCTCAGCGCGTTGGAAGAAAACGAGCCGGATCGCGGACGTTTGGCTGATATCAAAAACTGGTTTGATCAGCGGGCATCTTTGGAATCAGCACTCAATAATGAAAGGAAGGAAGCGCAAAAATCGCAGGAACAGCTTCGCGATAAGGATGCGTCGTTTCAGCGGGGCAAGGATAAGGTGAAGGCGCAGCTGGGACTTGATTTGGGTGAGGCCGGTACTCCGGAAGCAGTGCTCGAACAGCTGCGGTCGCATGAGACCGCGCTAAAAGCGGCACGGACCGAAGCGGAGCACAGGCGGCACGAACTGGCGGTCCGGGTGAAGCTGGAGGATTTTGCGGGGGAGCTGGAAGACGGTAAGGCGTGTCCGTTGTGCGGGGCCCTGCATCATCCGGCGCCGCTGCACGGGGAAAGCGCAGATCAGCTTGCGAAAATAGAGGCGGAGCTTAGCGCACAGGATAGAAGGCTGGCAGAGATCGGCAAGTTTGTGGAAGGTTTTTTGGATCTCTCGGGTAAGCTCGAAAATAGCGCAGCCAACTATCAGGAGAAACTTCGCCGGGTGCAGGCAGCGGAAGAAAAGCTGCGAGCTCATGCCGATATTTTTGTGTGGCCGGACTTTGACTCCGCCGACCGCAGTACGCTCGATGCAGCGGTGAAAGCGGCAGACGCGCATGACCGGGAGATCAAGGGGCTGCGCAAAACCCGCGATGCCGCGGAAAAGAAGCTGCGGGAAATGCAGGATCAGGTGAAGGCCGTGGAGGAGGAAGTCCGAACCCTGCAGGGCCGCGTAACGCAGGATGAAGCCGATATGCGGGCCGCCATCAAGGAGCTGAAGCAGCTACAGTGGCCGGATTTTGGGTTGGTGCCTTCTTCCGAAATTGAGCAGGAGCGCGACAAACTCACGGCTTTGATTGAAAAAATAGCACAGCGGTTTACCAAGCTGGAAGAAAACCGGCAGCGATTCGCGAAGGAACTTGACGTGTTAAGCGGGAAGCTGAACGAAGTCGAAACCGACCTGAAAGCCAAAACCGAAGACAGCGAACGGGCCGAAGAAACGCTACGAAAGCTCGTGCTTGAAAAAGGCTATCCCAAGCTGCAGGCCGTGCAGGATATTCTGGCGCAAAAGCTCGATACTGAAAAAGTCCGTGAGGCGATTGAAGCCTTCCGGAATACCTTCAGCACAGTACAATCCAACCTCGAGAAACTCGAAACGGAACTCAAGGGTCAGGACTTCGACGCAGCGGCCTTCGATGCGCTGAAGGAGCATGTGAGGGCGAAAGAAGAGGCGCTCAATAAGCAGCGGGAGGACTTGGGTGCAGCGCAAAGGGAACTGGAACGGCTCCGTGACAATCTGATTGAAAAACACAATCTTGAAGCCCGGCTCAAAATCTCGGAGGAGCGCCTCGGCAACCTTGATACCCTGCGAAAGCTGTTCAGCAAAAGCGGGTTTGTGGAGTACATCTCGACGGTGTATCTGCGGCAGCTGTGCGAGGCGGCCAACCGGCGCTTCTACAAGCTCACGCGTCAGCAGTTGCGTCTTGAGCTTGCGGGAGATAACAAATTCGAGGTGCGGGATTTCCTCAACGAAGGACGCCTGCGCAGCGTGAAGACGCTCTCCGGCGGACAGACCTTTCAGGCCTCACTCTGCCTCGCGCTTGCGCTTGCCGAAAGTGTGCAGAGCCGGAACAAGAGCCGGCAAAACTTCTTCTTCCTCGATGAAGGATTCGGCTCCCTCGACCGCGAATCGCTGCAAACCGTGTTCGAAACGCTCAAATCGCTGCGTCAGGAATCGCGGGTTGTCGGCATCATCTCACACGTGGAAGAGCTGCAGCAGGAAATCGACGTCTTCCTGAAAATCACCAACGACGCGGAGCAGGGAAGTTCGGTGAAAGGCAGTTGGGAGGTAACATGA
- a CDS encoding metallophosphoesterase family protein: MKILHTADWHLGKRLDRFERLDEQRLVMAEICDIAEREQVQLVLIAGDLFDTYNPPAQATELFYKTVKRLAADGRRAVVAIAGNHDSADRIAAPDPLARECGILLAGYPDAVVPEFELGSGLRVTQSEPGFAELALPGEAAPVRLLLTPYANEQRLKTFLGMEEAEQTMRELLAERWKTLADKYCDERGINLLVAHLFFTPASGEAVEEPEDEKPVLHVGGAQQLYADSIPPQLQYTALGHLHRCIEIRGGARPVMYSSSPLSYSFSEAEQQKYVMIVEAEPGQPAKVRRVPLHSGRPLKRLKANGLEEALAQLRENQDALIELSLTTETYLNAAETRMLHDTHAGIVTIIPYVTQQAGEPAEEAGLIDLQRPMHELFADYFRSKNGNQAPGEALMTLFREVQAGSTETEEAP; the protein is encoded by the coding sequence ATGAAAATTTTACACACGGCGGACTGGCACCTGGGCAAGCGCCTCGACCGGTTTGAGCGCCTCGATGAACAGCGCCTCGTTATGGCGGAAATCTGCGACATTGCCGAGCGGGAGCAGGTGCAGCTTGTGCTGATCGCCGGCGATCTTTTTGATACCTATAATCCGCCGGCGCAGGCGACGGAGCTGTTTTACAAGACCGTGAAGCGGCTCGCGGCTGACGGGCGTCGGGCCGTTGTCGCCATTGCGGGTAACCATGACTCTGCCGACCGCATCGCGGCGCCTGATCCGCTGGCGCGGGAGTGCGGCATTTTGCTCGCGGGTTATCCCGATGCTGTGGTTCCGGAATTTGAGCTGGGCAGCGGGCTGCGGGTCACCCAAAGTGAGCCGGGCTTTGCGGAGCTTGCCCTGCCGGGGGAGGCGGCGCCGGTGCGTTTGCTGCTGACGCCGTACGCCAACGAGCAGCGCCTGAAGACGTTTTTGGGCATGGAAGAGGCCGAGCAAACCATGCGGGAGCTGCTGGCGGAGCGCTGGAAGACGCTCGCGGACAAATATTGTGATGAGAGGGGCATCAATCTGTTGGTTGCGCATCTGTTTTTTACGCCCGCAAGCGGGGAGGCCGTGGAGGAGCCCGAGGATGAAAAGCCGGTGCTGCACGTCGGCGGGGCGCAGCAGTTGTATGCCGACAGCATCCCGCCGCAGCTGCAGTACACCGCACTCGGACACCTGCACCGCTGCATCGAAATCCGCGGCGGCGCGCGACCGGTGATGTACAGCAGCAGTCCGCTGAGCTACAGTTTCAGTGAGGCCGAGCAGCAGAAGTATGTGATGATTGTTGAGGCCGAACCGGGGCAACCGGCAAAGGTCAGGCGCGTGCCGCTGCACAGCGGACGCCCCCTGAAGCGCCTAAAAGCAAACGGGCTGGAGGAGGCGTTGGCGCAGCTTCGCGAAAATCAGGACGCGCTTATTGAGCTGAGCCTCACGACCGAAACCTACCTGAATGCCGCGGAAACACGCATGCTGCACGACACGCATGCGGGGATTGTCACCATCATTCCGTACGTGACGCAGCAGGCGGGCGAACCGGCTGAGGAGGCCGGGCTGATTGACCTGCAGCGCCCGATGCACGAGCTTTTCGCCGATTATTTCCGCAGCAAAAACGGCAACCAAGCGCCCGGGGAGGCCTTAATGACGCTGTTCCGCGAAGTGCAGGCCGGCAGCACCGAAACCGAGGAGGCGCCATGA
- a CDS encoding chymotrypsin family serine protease — translation MPGNSPGFEETWAQTRRSAEQLQHRLNDADERFAGIFADDAGQLTIRLTGSAMQASPALEARLQRELQHGSLRHISARSAGITAQVYEAAADFTFRELAAWREQVTARLLGSSRFPAVISVFIDEAENHIAIGIDAGQFHARSRAEIHDFLTHTLDIPPDAVHLFADEPDVEDVFLNHTTVPDFRTKQIASQEFGLLTEDTDPGNWSGSIQDRQRPLAGGLRIRYGSSSLCTMGFFGTSGDREVMVTNAHCSELPHRTGNTIYWQGARDNDDDEIGIEYDGGDPSMEACVEINDDCWPCKWSDASLVQLNVEVPRLPANIVKTTGVSEDWMTNGSLVINPTDPVFTVVGQELSFIQGMEVHKVGGNSGWSAGLVTRVCYDSRRSSHRFMLQCQNRARYSTDGGGTSGSPVFVRLPESSFPDVSNPVAIAGIHWGSSGRDTPGGYSVFSPMSGILADFPEFEIARVEPPVSAMMWDE, via the coding sequence ATGCCCGGAAACAGCCCGGGCTTTGAAGAAACATGGGCCCAAACCCGCAGGTCTGCCGAACAGCTGCAGCACCGTCTCAATGATGCTGACGAGCGGTTTGCGGGCATTTTTGCTGATGATGCAGGGCAGCTTACGATAAGGCTTACAGGTTCAGCCATGCAGGCATCGCCTGCGCTTGAGGCAAGACTTCAGCGGGAATTACAGCACGGCTCGCTGCGTCACATCTCCGCACGTTCAGCCGGGATAACCGCTCAGGTTTATGAAGCTGCCGCAGATTTTACGTTCCGTGAACTTGCCGCATGGCGGGAACAGGTAACGGCCCGCCTGCTGGGCAGTAGCCGCTTTCCGGCGGTTATAAGCGTATTTATTGATGAAGCGGAAAACCATATTGCCATAGGGATTGACGCGGGACAGTTTCATGCACGATCCCGTGCGGAAATTCATGACTTCCTCACCCATACCCTTGATATCCCGCCTGACGCCGTGCATTTGTTCGCGGATGAACCTGATGTGGAGGATGTATTCCTAAACCACACAACGGTACCCGATTTCCGCACAAAACAAATTGCGTCACAAGAGTTTGGGTTGTTGACTGAAGACACTGATCCGGGCAACTGGTCGGGCAGCATTCAGGACCGGCAGCGCCCGCTGGCTGGCGGACTGCGGATCAGGTATGGCAGTTCCAGCCTGTGTACCATGGGGTTCTTTGGTACAAGCGGAGACCGCGAAGTGATGGTAACCAATGCCCATTGTTCCGAACTGCCGCATCGCACGGGTAATACCATCTACTGGCAGGGCGCACGTGACAACGATGATGATGAAATCGGTATCGAATACGACGGGGGCGATCCTTCCATGGAGGCCTGTGTGGAGATCAACGACGATTGCTGGCCCTGCAAGTGGAGTGACGCATCTCTCGTGCAGCTCAATGTGGAGGTACCGCGACTGCCAGCCAATATTGTAAAAACTACGGGCGTAAGTGAAGACTGGATGACCAACGGTTCCCTGGTAATCAATCCGACCGATCCTGTGTTCACCGTTGTGGGGCAGGAATTGAGCTTTATTCAGGGTATGGAAGTGCACAAGGTAGGAGGGAATTCGGGATGGAGCGCCGGGCTGGTTACGCGCGTTTGTTACGACAGCCGGCGCAGCAGTCACAGATTTATGCTGCAGTGTCAGAACCGCGCGCGGTATTCGACCGACGGCGGCGGCACAAGCGGGTCGCCCGTATTCGTTCGCCTGCCGGAAAGCAGTTTCCCTGATGTAAGCAATCCTGTCGCAATCGCGGGTATTCATTGGGGCAGCAGCGGACGCGACACGCCCGGCGGATACAGCGTATTCAGTCCGATGAGCGGCATACTGGCCGACTTCCCGGAATTTGAAATTGCACGGGTGGAGCCCCCTGTGTCTGCCATGATGTGGGATGAATAG
- a CDS encoding RagB/SusD family nutrient uptake outer membrane protein → MKRILLAITTGTLLMLLISACDLLETEPTISVSSDQVTTTVSGMEAILISAYDRLRAENLYRYWIMGAPEILADNSQLHPINSGRFSGQAENQVGSHFTTGVWSTAYRLINEANIIIDAIERTETTQATRDRIKGEAFFLRGMAYHELHRVYAYEPNHPRLSTWGEGVIIRTTPTLGLSQADLRARSSVAEGYQLMESDFLQAIELLNGNDRGSVQFANLAAAHAGLARVYLYWERWAEAYEHAGLALENAIGNLTDYSSGANIFDMLPNPEAIFELSFDNTHGSSGSMNAVTSPPPGWFDLLPSDELLALYSEDDLRNNLFAVHTDGFPYILKYPGTVGQNTDNIVVFRIPEMMLIQAEAAYELGQESAAIGHLETLRAARGLEAYETALTGQALFDEIFDERRRELAFEGHRWFDLKRRAMEVPKPSSTFLSPIGFDDFRILAPLSSTQVENNPLLNQNPGY, encoded by the coding sequence ATGAAACGAATTCTCTTAGCAATTACAACAGGTACCCTGCTGATGCTCCTCATCAGCGCCTGTGACCTGCTCGAAACGGAACCTACCATATCGGTCAGCTCTGATCAGGTAACGACTACCGTGAGCGGCATGGAAGCCATCCTTATTTCCGCTTATGACCGCCTGCGCGCTGAAAACCTGTACCGATACTGGATTATGGGCGCCCCTGAAATCCTCGCGGATAACTCGCAGCTGCATCCGATCAACTCCGGGCGCTTCAGCGGACAGGCCGAAAACCAGGTTGGTTCTCACTTTACTACAGGTGTGTGGTCAACAGCCTACCGCCTCATCAATGAAGCCAATATTATTATTGATGCCATTGAGCGTACCGAAACAACCCAGGCTACCCGTGACCGCATTAAAGGAGAGGCTTTCTTTCTGCGGGGTATGGCCTACCATGAGCTGCATCGTGTGTATGCCTATGAGCCAAACCATCCGCGGCTCAGCACATGGGGCGAAGGCGTGATTATTCGTACCACGCCGACACTGGGGCTGTCACAGGCCGATTTGCGTGCCCGTTCTTCAGTTGCGGAAGGCTATCAGCTGATGGAATCAGACTTTTTGCAGGCCATTGAGCTGCTGAATGGCAACGACCGCGGCAGCGTACAGTTTGCTAATCTGGCAGCGGCCCATGCAGGACTCGCACGCGTGTATCTGTACTGGGAGCGCTGGGCCGAGGCGTATGAGCATGCCGGTTTAGCCCTGGAAAACGCCATCGGAAACCTCACGGACTACAGCAGCGGTGCAAATATCTTCGATATGCTGCCCAATCCGGAAGCTATTTTTGAGCTTTCTTTCGATAACACCCACGGTAGCAGCGGTTCTATGAATGCAGTTACCAGCCCGCCTCCGGGCTGGTTCGACCTGCTCCCCTCAGATGAACTTCTCGCCCTTTACAGTGAGGATGATCTGCGCAACAACCTGTTCGCGGTACATACCGATGGCTTTCCATACATCCTCAAGTACCCCGGTACGGTAGGGCAGAACACGGATAACATCGTGGTGTTCCGTATCCCGGAAATGATGCTGATTCAAGCTGAAGCAGCTTATGAGCTGGGTCAGGAATCCGCAGCTATCGGTCATCTTGAAACCCTGCGTGCAGCGCGTGGTCTTGAAGCATATGAAACCGCGCTTACCGGTCAGGCCCTGTTCGATGAAATATTCGACGAACGCCGCCGCGAGCTCGCATTTGAAGGGCACCGCTGGTTCGATCTCAAGCGCCGTGCGATGGAAGTCCCGAAGCCTTCATCAACCTTTTTGTCACCGATCGGCTTTGATGACTTCCGCATTCTTGCGCCGCTTTCCAGCACACAGGTGGAAAACAATCCGCTGCTTAACCAAAACCCCGGCTACTAA